One window of Verrucomicrobiales bacterium genomic DNA carries:
- a CDS encoding CotH kinase family protein, which translates to MSLLRTQCDRSAVGWVFLILLWMAATPRETSAQVVISELLAENHGGLIDEDGEHSDWIELFNAGSEAVDLFNWALTDKPEKKTKWVLPSIRLAPGRFLIVFASGKNRREPDRPLHTNFKLSKKGDYLGLIQPDGMTVASELTPAYPAQRIDISYGMPESFFVRPKPNAPPQPGYLALPTPGGPNRPGVGGSPPAPTFSQRSGLYSEAIQVSLHSLSTDVTIYFTTNGTLPDPTNGVAYRAALSLSVNTVLRARAYRPNSLPSDTATRSYLFIRDTLHQTGAGSPATWGVREGKPVPADYAMDPEVITNAAYAPRLEKALRSVPILSLTADPQDIFDPQRGIYSNPMETGAEWERHGAIEWIEPRGGPGFNTECGVRIQGGWNRRPEESPKHSLRLVFRKRHNAEDLKHPLFGEGVKEFEEIILRGGGNNSWLHWNSDERQRAEYLRDQWMRDTYREMGRLSARGRFVHLFLNGLYWGVYNLVERPGASFLAKHLGGKESQFDVRNADSIVEGDSQSWDELMKRVNDGVGTPEAYARVGELLDLPAFADYTLLNQYGANADYDRSSNWYVGRPRRPDGKFVFVVWDGERTLEKVGDSTLAYDDDQSPARIFQKLRENPEFVKLLARRAREICGDGGALSPQTSADRYKRLAASVEDALILESARWGDYRRDVHSYKTGPYELYTVDQHWKPEVQRLLNDYFPQRAGVFLKQLEEAALLPKP; encoded by the coding sequence TTGTCTCTGCTCCGAACCCAGTGCGACCGAAGTGCGGTCGGCTGGGTGTTTCTGATTCTGCTCTGGATGGCGGCAACCCCGCGTGAAACGTCCGCGCAGGTCGTAATCTCCGAACTGCTCGCCGAGAATCATGGTGGCCTGATCGATGAGGATGGCGAACACTCCGATTGGATAGAGCTGTTCAATGCCGGGAGCGAGGCCGTCGATCTCTTCAACTGGGCTCTGACGGACAAGCCCGAAAAGAAGACCAAGTGGGTATTGCCATCGATTCGCCTGGCACCTGGCAGGTTTCTGATTGTCTTCGCCTCCGGCAAGAACCGTCGGGAGCCCGATCGACCGCTCCACACCAACTTTAAGCTCAGCAAAAAGGGAGATTACCTGGGGCTGATCCAACCTGATGGCATGACCGTCGCCTCTGAACTCACACCCGCCTATCCAGCTCAACGCATCGATATTTCCTACGGAATGCCGGAGTCATTCTTCGTTCGGCCGAAGCCAAACGCTCCTCCCCAGCCAGGATACTTGGCGCTGCCGACGCCCGGAGGACCGAATCGCCCCGGTGTGGGAGGAAGCCCGCCAGCGCCCACGTTCAGCCAGCGCAGTGGGCTCTACTCCGAAGCGATCCAGGTCTCGCTCCATTCCCTCTCCACTGACGTTACCATCTACTTCACGACCAATGGCACCCTGCCCGATCCGACCAACGGGGTCGCCTACCGTGCTGCCCTGTCATTGTCTGTCAACACAGTGCTGCGGGCTCGCGCTTACCGGCCGAACAGCCTGCCATCCGACACCGCCACCCGGTCCTACCTCTTCATCCGCGACACGCTGCATCAGACCGGTGCCGGTTCGCCGGCAACCTGGGGTGTGCGTGAAGGCAAACCGGTTCCCGCCGACTACGCGATGGATCCGGAAGTGATCACGAACGCTGCTTACGCTCCACGGCTCGAAAAAGCGCTGCGTTCGGTCCCGATTCTGAGCCTGACTGCCGATCCCCAGGATATCTTTGATCCGCAGCGCGGCATTTACTCGAATCCGATGGAAACCGGGGCGGAGTGGGAGCGACATGGGGCCATTGAGTGGATCGAGCCGCGCGGCGGGCCTGGGTTTAACACCGAGTGCGGCGTCCGAATCCAAGGAGGGTGGAATCGGCGTCCTGAAGAAAGCCCGAAGCATTCTCTCCGTCTGGTGTTTCGCAAACGTCATAATGCAGAGGACCTCAAGCATCCTCTGTTCGGAGAGGGAGTGAAGGAGTTTGAGGAAATCATTCTGCGCGGCGGAGGCAACAACAGCTGGCTTCACTGGAACTCCGACGAGCGTCAGCGCGCCGAATACCTGCGGGACCAGTGGATGCGCGACACCTATCGCGAGATGGGAAGGCTGTCGGCTCGAGGTCGATTCGTTCACCTGTTTCTGAACGGCTTGTATTGGGGTGTCTACAATCTGGTTGAACGTCCGGGGGCGTCGTTCCTGGCCAAGCACCTGGGCGGCAAAGAGAGCCAGTTCGACGTGCGCAATGCGGACAGCATTGTCGAAGGCGACTCCCAGAGCTGGGACGAACTGATGAAGCGCGTGAACGATGGCGTCGGAACACCCGAAGCCTACGCCCGCGTGGGCGAGCTTCTGGATCTGCCAGCCTTCGCTGATTACACTCTGCTGAACCAATACGGAGCCAACGCCGACTACGATCGTTCGTCAAACTGGTACGTCGGGCGGCCTCGTCGGCCGGACGGCAAGTTTGTCTTCGTGGTTTGGGATGGAGAACGGACCCTGGAAAAAGTGGGCGACTCTACCTTGGCCTATGACGACGATCAAAGCCCGGCCCGCATCTTTCAGAAGCTGCGCGAGAATCCGGAATTTGTGAAGCTGCTGGCCCGCCGAGCCCGGGAAATTTGTGGGGATGGAGGTGCACTTTCTCCGCAAACGTCAGCCGACCGCTATAAGCGACTGGCTGCATCTGTGGAGGATGCTCTCATCCTGGAGTCCGCTCGTTGGGGCGATTACCGACGCGATGTGCATTCCTACAAGACGGGCCCCTACGAACTCTACACCGTCGACCAACATTGGAAGCCGGAAGTGCAGCGCCTGCTCAACGATTACTTCCCCCAGCGAGCCGGCGTCTTCTTGAAACAGCTGGAAGAGGCCGCGCTACTGCCGAAGCCTTGA
- a CDS encoding pyruvate ferredoxin oxidoreductase: protein MSTILFQTPPRSSAVQIPPIPDSERKGLTKKEIAADHPTWCPGCGDFSVLALYFKLIEKRKIHHEKVTTIAGIGCSSRFPYFVQAHGAHYIHGRALPFASGVSLSRPDLHVFAFSGDGDAFSIGGNHFNHTARKNIKMTLVVMDNWVYGLTKKQTSPTSPLGFKSKTDQWGAVDQPINPMKQAISAGATFVARTTHTNPNHVLQMMEAAMDHDGFSFIECLSECVEFYEGAFDASNPRKGGKFELVPADHDVTNEMAAYKLASEDFPGKFGIFYQVKKPTKNARETQIMTDAKAKVQGLADWQILQKSFDRMK, encoded by the coding sequence ATGAGCACAATTCTTTTTCAAACTCCTCCCCGCAGTTCAGCGGTGCAGATTCCTCCGATTCCTGATAGTGAACGGAAGGGGCTCACGAAGAAGGAAATCGCGGCGGATCATCCCACCTGGTGTCCCGGGTGCGGCGACTTTTCGGTGTTGGCCTTGTATTTTAAGCTGATCGAAAAGCGGAAGATTCACCACGAGAAGGTGACGACGATCGCGGGCATTGGCTGCTCCAGCCGCTTCCCGTACTTCGTTCAAGCCCACGGCGCCCACTACATCCACGGTCGTGCGCTTCCGTTCGCCAGTGGCGTGAGCCTCTCCCGTCCAGACCTGCATGTCTTCGCGTTCAGCGGCGACGGGGATGCCTTTTCCATCGGTGGCAATCACTTCAACCATACGGCCCGCAAGAACATCAAGATGACCCTGGTGGTCATGGACAACTGGGTCTACGGGTTGACCAAGAAGCAGACCTCGCCGACGTCTCCGCTTGGCTTCAAGAGCAAGACCGACCAGTGGGGTGCGGTGGATCAACCGATCAACCCCATGAAGCAGGCGATCAGCGCCGGCGCCACCTTCGTCGCCCGCACGACGCACACGAATCCCAATCATGTGTTGCAGATGATGGAAGCGGCGATGGATCATGACGGCTTCAGCTTCATCGAGTGCTTGAGCGAGTGCGTGGAGTTTTATGAAGGCGCCTTCGATGCCTCCAATCCCCGCAAAGGCGGCAAGTTCGAACTCGTCCCCGCGGATCACGATGTGACCAACGAGATGGCGGCTTACAAGCTGGCGAGCGAAGATTTCCCGGGTAAGTTTGGCATCTTCTACCAGGTCAAGAAGCCGACCAAGAATGCACGAGAAACACAGATCATGACCGACGCGAAGGCGAAGGTTCAGGGGTTGGCCGATTGGCAGATCCTCCAGAAGAGCTTCGATCGAATGAAGTGA
- a CDS encoding RsmB/NOP family class I SAM-dependent RNA methyltransferase, translating into MSFKHRTRHATESRPPAYSSAISKQLRELSAKIIIGSDRENPSDVVLRRTLQHAKGISRADAGAISRAVFAYFRWKNWFPARMHPVDVIMDALLMEERFAEDPARFPDADLMEKAVPAWISEELQVTPGWARSLQSRPRLWLRAKQGTSAALMATLRGCSVVHPTLFPDALEFKGEEDLFRTPEFQSGAFEIQDLSSQVVSHLCDPKPGETWWDACAGEGGKTLHLADFMKNKGLIWASDRSDWRLKRLRQRTARAQVFNYRAVAWDGAAKLPTKTRFDGILVDAPCSGVGTWQRNPQARWTTSLNDVKELAEVQIQLLRHVAPALKPGATLVYAVCTLTRSETEQVVAKVAESIPSLLPCAFERQIPGARTSGNTVWLWPQEFGGNGMFIARWKKAAV; encoded by the coding sequence ATGTCATTTAAACACCGAACTCGCCACGCCACCGAAAGTCGTCCCCCAGCCTATTCCTCCGCCATCTCGAAACAGCTTCGCGAATTATCGGCGAAGATCATTATCGGGTCGGATCGGGAAAACCCTTCGGATGTCGTGCTCCGCCGGACCCTGCAGCATGCCAAGGGCATCTCTCGGGCGGATGCCGGGGCGATTTCTCGGGCGGTTTTCGCTTACTTCCGTTGGAAGAATTGGTTTCCAGCCCGAATGCATCCGGTGGATGTCATCATGGATGCGCTCCTGATGGAGGAACGGTTCGCTGAAGATCCCGCTCGTTTCCCCGACGCGGACTTGATGGAGAAAGCGGTCCCCGCCTGGATTTCTGAGGAGCTTCAGGTGACCCCCGGTTGGGCGCGCAGCCTGCAATCGCGTCCCCGACTCTGGCTTCGGGCGAAGCAGGGGACCAGCGCAGCCTTGATGGCTACTCTGCGAGGATGCTCAGTCGTGCATCCCACTCTATTTCCCGATGCGCTGGAGTTTAAGGGAGAGGAGGATCTATTCCGCACGCCGGAGTTTCAGTCGGGAGCCTTCGAGATCCAGGATTTGAGTTCACAGGTGGTCAGTCATTTGTGCGACCCCAAGCCGGGCGAGACCTGGTGGGACGCTTGTGCGGGCGAAGGCGGCAAGACCTTGCATCTGGCCGACTTCATGAAGAATAAAGGCCTGATCTGGGCCAGCGACCGATCGGACTGGCGTCTGAAGCGGCTTCGTCAACGCACGGCGCGGGCGCAGGTTTTTAACTATCGGGCGGTGGCGTGGGATGGTGCCGCGAAGCTGCCCACCAAGACTCGTTTCGACGGCATACTCGTGGACGCACCTTGCTCCGGAGTGGGAACCTGGCAGCGCAATCCTCAGGCGCGCTGGACCACATCGTTGAACGATGTGAAGGAGTTGGCGGAGGTGCAGATTCAGCTGCTACGGCACGTGGCTCCCGCACTCAAGCCCGGGGCTACGCTGGTCTATGCCGTGTGCACGCTCACACGCTCCGAGACCGAGCAGGTCGTCGCGAAAGTGGCCGAGAGCATTCCATCGCTGCTTCCTTGCGCATTCGAGCGCCAAATTCCTGGTGCTCGCACTTCGGGGAATACCGTTTGGCTGTGGCCGCAGGAATTCGGAGGCAACGGCATGTTCATCGCGCGTTGGAAGAAGGCGGCCGTCTGA
- a CDS encoding inositol oxygenase, whose product MKTENSPNPTPLQSLEEWEDFMKERYPEPGVPAATATAAAKPFKATDPEKKKEEFRNYEADARPTVREFYRLNHTYQTYEFGQAKRKEYLGLNRREMGIWEAMEYLNQLVDDSDPDTDLSQLQHLLQTAEQIRNDGHPRWFVLTGLVHDLGKILCLWGEPQWAVVGDTFPTGCAYSNKIVFPKFFEANPDSQVPKLQTPNGVYEEGCGLDQVQMSWGHDEYIYQVCKDYLPIQGLYMLRYHSFYPWHREGEYSHLLNAQDRENLKWVNAFNPYDLYTKSHEAPKVEKLRPYYEDLIAEFFPSKIRW is encoded by the coding sequence ATGAAGACCGAAAATTCGCCCAATCCGACGCCTCTCCAGAGCTTGGAGGAATGGGAAGATTTTATGAAGGAGCGCTATCCCGAACCCGGGGTTCCCGCAGCCACCGCCACGGCGGCGGCTAAGCCCTTCAAAGCGACCGATCCGGAGAAGAAAAAGGAAGAGTTCCGGAACTATGAAGCGGACGCCCGCCCCACGGTGCGTGAATTTTACCGGCTCAACCACACCTACCAGACCTACGAATTCGGCCAAGCCAAGCGCAAGGAATACCTGGGGCTCAACCGCCGCGAAATGGGAATTTGGGAGGCGATGGAATATCTTAACCAACTGGTGGATGACAGCGACCCCGATACGGATCTTTCCCAGCTGCAGCACCTCCTTCAAACCGCTGAGCAGATCCGCAACGATGGCCATCCCCGCTGGTTTGTCCTGACCGGCTTGGTTCACGATCTGGGCAAGATACTCTGCCTCTGGGGCGAGCCGCAGTGGGCAGTGGTGGGGGACACCTTCCCCACCGGATGCGCCTACTCGAACAAGATTGTCTTCCCGAAGTTTTTCGAAGCCAACCCCGACAGCCAGGTTCCTAAACTGCAAACGCCCAACGGCGTCTACGAGGAGGGCTGCGGTCTCGACCAAGTCCAAATGTCCTGGGGACATGACGAATACATTTACCAGGTCTGCAAGGACTACCTGCCCATCCAGGGGCTGTACATGCTGCGTTACCACTCCTTCTATCCCTGGCATCGCGAAGGAGAATACAGCCATCTGCTGAACGCTCAGGATCGCGAGAACCTCAAGTGGGTGAACGCCTTCAACCCTTATGACCTGTACACCAAGAGTCATGAGGCACCGAAGGTCGAGAAGCTGCGACCTTATTACGAGGACCTGATTGCTGAGTTCTTTCCCTCAAAAATTCGCTGGTAG
- a CDS encoding tRNA-(ms[2]io[6]A)-hydroxylase, whose product MLLFREKIPSDWLPSVLEHLPEVLVDHAHLERKAATTSLNLEKYPELYARVGELNAIAIEELQHFDQVLTLLRRRNIQFGQPFPSRWIKGLMGSHRRGRREQVIDHLVCCALIEGRSCEKFQILAAALQSIDSELGTFYGSLVESEGNHYATYLLMAKAINDPETDRRLDFYLNLDAELIRQPRLHHTLH is encoded by the coding sequence ATGCTGCTGTTTCGCGAAAAAATCCCCTCAGATTGGCTGCCTTCGGTGCTGGAACACCTGCCGGAAGTCCTGGTGGACCACGCCCATCTCGAGCGCAAAGCGGCCACCACCTCCCTCAACCTGGAGAAATACCCGGAGCTTTATGCCCGGGTCGGTGAGCTCAACGCCATTGCCATCGAGGAACTCCAGCACTTCGACCAAGTCCTCACCCTGCTCCGACGGCGCAACATTCAGTTCGGCCAGCCGTTCCCGAGCCGCTGGATTAAGGGTCTCATGGGCAGCCATCGAAGAGGAAGACGCGAGCAGGTGATCGACCACCTGGTGTGCTGCGCCTTGATCGAAGGCCGGAGCTGCGAGAAGTTCCAGATCCTGGCGGCAGCGCTGCAATCCATCGATTCGGAGCTGGGAACATTCTACGGAAGTCTGGTGGAATCCGAGGGAAACCACTACGCGACCTACCTACTGATGGCGAAAGCCATCAACGACCCGGAAACGGATCGTCGGCTGGATTTCTACCTGAACTTGGACGCGGAGCTGATTCGGCAACCGCGGCTGCATCATACGCTGCACTGA
- a CDS encoding 2-oxoacid:acceptor oxidoreductase subunit alpha has translation MSETVVSTPAIGGNSQVSRITEAVIRIAGNSQDGIQAIGGFLARLAGRSEQEVMTFMTIPSTISGGPSIFQVRIGSGEVLSSGDEADVLLAFYQHSYEGHLNSLRKGGIVLYDSDHVQPNPELQANYRHVGVPISSRTIEAIGGSGKDKGKNLFALGLVAKMFDLNLPKLEKLIAERFTGKDASITQNALSAFHAGFSFQLDNVLETFRFVDSQKRGSQQVVMGGNEALGFGLIAAGVRFGAGYPITPWSDIMELLRRELPKYGGAFIQCEDEIASISMALGASYAGSVSVTGSSGPGISLKTEALGWAVMAEMPIVIVDVQRGGPSTGMPTNVEQSDLNIACFGGHGDSPRVVLAPANVEDCFYTAIEAVNIARKYSVPVILLTDQAIATRIEAFEQPDLQKVMQDISPDLTPVADHKPYDLTPADGVTRHIVPGTRVATGKYPVVTGLEHDELGHPTGSPKLHQAMTIKRRKKLQTLANELPVPKIFGPNEGQVLFVGWGSTQGPIQEAVGKARAQGLAYSAMHLKYINPLPNGLENIFAGFKHVFVVEMNDGGLYGHGQLASLLRARYCDPKIRGINKVDGLTWKVRDVLEYSEALLAEISKGNQ, from the coding sequence ATGAGTGAAACGGTTGTCTCCACCCCCGCTATCGGTGGCAATTCCCAGGTTTCGAGGATCACCGAGGCGGTGATTCGCATTGCCGGTAACTCCCAGGACGGCATTCAGGCTATCGGAGGTTTCTTGGCCCGGCTTGCCGGGCGCAGCGAACAGGAGGTCATGACCTTCATGACCATCCCGTCCACGATCTCGGGCGGTCCGTCGATTTTCCAGGTTCGTATCGGTTCGGGCGAGGTGTTGAGCTCGGGTGACGAAGCGGATGTGCTGCTGGCCTTCTACCAGCACTCCTACGAGGGACATCTGAACTCGCTGCGCAAAGGCGGGATCGTTCTCTATGATTCGGACCATGTTCAGCCGAATCCGGAGTTGCAGGCCAATTACCGTCATGTGGGCGTGCCCATCTCGTCGCGAACGATCGAGGCCATCGGCGGCAGCGGCAAAGACAAAGGAAAGAATCTCTTCGCGCTGGGCTTGGTCGCCAAGATGTTCGACCTGAATTTGCCCAAACTCGAGAAGCTGATCGCCGAACGGTTTACCGGCAAGGATGCGAGCATCACTCAGAACGCTCTCTCCGCTTTTCATGCGGGCTTTAGTTTCCAATTGGACAATGTTCTCGAGACGTTCCGTTTCGTGGATAGCCAGAAGCGCGGCTCCCAGCAGGTGGTCATGGGCGGCAACGAAGCCCTGGGTTTCGGACTGATCGCTGCGGGCGTTCGTTTCGGCGCGGGATATCCGATTACTCCTTGGTCGGACATCATGGAGCTGCTCCGTCGCGAACTTCCCAAGTATGGCGGTGCCTTCATCCAATGCGAAGACGAGATCGCCAGTATCTCGATGGCGTTGGGCGCTAGCTATGCGGGGAGCGTTTCGGTGACCGGCTCCAGCGGTCCTGGCATTTCACTGAAGACCGAAGCCTTGGGCTGGGCGGTCATGGCGGAGATGCCGATCGTGATTGTCGATGTCCAGCGCGGCGGCCCTTCAACCGGCATGCCGACCAATGTGGAACAGAGCGATTTGAACATCGCCTGTTTCGGAGGTCATGGTGACTCCCCGCGCGTGGTTTTGGCTCCGGCCAATGTGGAGGATTGCTTCTACACAGCGATCGAAGCGGTGAACATCGCGCGCAAGTATAGCGTTCCCGTCATCCTGCTGACCGATCAGGCGATCGCGACCCGGATCGAGGCGTTCGAACAACCGGATCTGCAGAAGGTCATGCAGGATATTTCTCCGGACCTCACGCCGGTTGCGGATCACAAGCCTTACGATTTAACGCCCGCTGATGGCGTGACCCGTCATATTGTTCCCGGAACCCGCGTGGCCACTGGCAAGTACCCCGTGGTGACTGGGCTGGAACATGATGAGCTGGGCCATCCCACCGGATCGCCGAAGCTTCATCAGGCCATGACGATCAAGCGTCGCAAGAAGCTGCAGACCTTGGCCAACGAGCTGCCGGTTCCCAAGATCTTCGGTCCGAACGAAGGGCAGGTCCTGTTCGTGGGCTGGGGTTCCACCCAGGGCCCGATTCAGGAGGCGGTTGGCAAAGCGCGGGCGCAAGGTTTGGCGTATTCCGCGATGCACCTCAAATACATCAACCCGCTTCCGAACGGGCTCGAAAACATCTTTGCCGGATTCAAGCACGTGTTTGTCGTGGAGATGAACGATGGGGGGCTTTACGGGCACGGACAGCTCGCCAGTTTGCTACGGGCTCGCTATTGCGATCCAAAGATCCGGGGCATCAACAAGGTGGATGGCCTGACGTGGAAAGTGCGGGACGTCCTGGAGTATTCTGAAGCCCTATTGGCTGAAATCTCCAAGGGTAACCAGTAA
- a CDS encoding zinc ribbon domain-containing protein, whose translation MPIYEFACGKCRKVFSFLSKRVQPKRTPACPKCGNRRLSKEISAFAMISGAAEPAAADPGGPDSDAGMPDLSDPRVARAMSAMERDMEHLDENNPRHMAQMLKRMKEIMPGQALPKEFDVAIKRLEAGEDPDKIEADMGDVLGGMMGDESEGQGGGAGGDAFSHDPGLYEY comes from the coding sequence ATGCCCATCTATGAGTTCGCCTGCGGCAAGTGTCGCAAGGTATTTAGCTTCCTGTCCAAGCGGGTACAACCGAAGCGAACTCCTGCGTGTCCGAAATGCGGGAACCGGCGTCTGTCGAAAGAGATCAGCGCCTTTGCCATGATCAGTGGAGCGGCCGAGCCCGCTGCAGCTGATCCCGGCGGTCCTGACTCTGACGCCGGCATGCCAGATCTTTCCGATCCTCGCGTGGCCCGTGCCATGAGTGCCATGGAGCGGGACATGGAGCACCTGGACGAAAATAATCCTCGTCACATGGCTCAGATGCTCAAGCGGATGAAGGAGATCATGCCAGGACAGGCCTTGCCCAAGGAATTTGATGTCGCCATCAAGCGGCTCGAAGCCGGCGAGGATCCGGACAAGATCGAGGCGGACATGGGAGATGTGCTGGGTGGCATGATGGGAGATGAATCGGAAGGGCAGGGTGGAGGGGCCGGGGGAGATGCGTTTTCGCATGATCCTGGGTTGTATGAGTATTGA
- a CDS encoding type II secretion system protein yields METRLPAQSLSVVRTSAPASTAAFTLIELLVVIAIIGILAAMLLPALGSAQELGRRASCLNNHRQLGLSLILYLDESEGLYPPRTKPTWVERLFPFYQTIKLLKCPSDRILPTGPEGNTAELAPNAARTYIINGWDDYFKTTLKPEDWLNFLDHKYPIGMPESYVKYPSDTVTFGEKLTESRHFHVDIYQGLGNDITEIDHGKHSNRGRAGTGGGSNYTFADGHAEYIRYGRTLNPVNLWAVTEQWRTNAVTNVQ; encoded by the coding sequence ATGGAAACGCGTCTTCCTGCCCAATCCCTTAGTGTGGTACGAACCTCCGCGCCCGCTTCAACTGCGGCCTTTACCCTTATTGAGCTGCTGGTGGTCATTGCCATCATCGGGATTTTGGCGGCGATGCTCCTTCCGGCTTTGGGTAGCGCTCAGGAGTTGGGACGACGTGCTTCGTGCCTCAATAATCACCGTCAGCTGGGGTTATCGCTGATTCTCTATCTCGATGAGAGTGAGGGGCTTTATCCCCCCCGCACCAAACCGACCTGGGTGGAGCGGCTCTTCCCGTTCTATCAGACCATCAAGCTCTTGAAATGTCCGAGCGATCGGATTCTGCCCACCGGACCGGAGGGGAACACCGCCGAGTTGGCTCCCAATGCTGCCCGGACCTACATCATTAACGGGTGGGACGACTATTTCAAAACGACCTTGAAGCCTGAGGATTGGCTCAACTTCCTGGATCATAAGTATCCCATAGGCATGCCGGAGTCCTATGTAAAGTATCCCTCGGACACCGTGACCTTCGGGGAGAAACTCACCGAGTCCAGGCATTTCCATGTGGATATCTATCAAGGGTTAGGCAATGACATTACCGAGATTGATCATGGCAAACACTCCAATCGGGGACGGGCTGGTACCGGGGGGGGATCCAACTACACGTTTGCCGATGGTCATGCGGAGTATATCCGCTACGGGCGCACCTTGAACCCGGTGAATCTCTGGGCTGTTACCGAGCAGTGGCGGACCAATGCGGTGACGAATGTTCAATAG
- a CDS encoding response regulator transcription factor gives MKTIRNDIRVATLEDDDTYREHLAALIDGADGFACVGSYRHAKVALTQVPRVEPNVLLLDLELPGRSGLQIIEEMVARSPSLAILVLTVHDDSATIFTALEAGAVGYLSKPVSPVRLLEAIEEAHAGGSPMSASIARLVVKKFHQQGQLKRHLDQLTARETEILEHISRGLSTKEIAAQLGVSDRTIGSHLRKIYDKLQVHSRSAAVSRFLKGNA, from the coding sequence ATGAAAACAATTCGGAATGACATTCGGGTTGCGACCTTGGAGGACGACGATACTTATCGCGAGCACCTCGCTGCCTTGATCGACGGCGCTGATGGGTTCGCGTGTGTGGGATCCTACCGCCACGCCAAGGTCGCCCTGACACAGGTACCTCGTGTTGAGCCCAACGTGCTGCTGCTGGATCTCGAACTGCCCGGGCGAAGCGGCCTGCAGATCATTGAAGAGATGGTGGCTCGATCGCCGAGCCTGGCCATCCTTGTCCTGACCGTGCACGACGACTCAGCCACGATCTTCACCGCCCTGGAGGCGGGCGCCGTCGGCTATCTGAGCAAGCCCGTATCCCCCGTCCGACTTCTCGAGGCGATTGAGGAGGCTCACGCAGGAGGCTCACCGATGTCGGCGTCAATCGCCCGGTTGGTGGTGAAGAAATTCCACCAGCAGGGCCAATTGAAGCGGCATCTCGACCAGCTCACCGCTCGGGAAACGGAAATCCTGGAGCATATCTCCCGGGGGCTCAGCACCAAGGAGATCGCCGCTCAACTCGGGGTGAGCGACCGCACGATTGGCAGCCACCTGCGAAAGATCTACGACAAGCTGCAAGTTCACTCCCGCAGCGCCGCGGTCTCCCGCTTTCTAAAGGGCAACGCCTAA